ACCTCTCTACAAAGTTTTGTTGGTAAGACATCGCCTCAAACTTTAAGATATTTTCATCTCCTTCGCCATGTTGCATTGAAACTGATTAGATTTGGTTCCATTAGAAGAGAACGGAAATGAACAGCCCAATCAAATACCCCAAATTTGAGCAAGGAAGGCCTAAAATGtacttatttattaaaaaacttCGCTGTAAGTGTAATAGTAATTGCTGctaatttttttaatctaaTTGTTTAACTTGTTTCTGTAATTATTTTGCGTTGCTTTGCTTATATTAGATTAATGTATAATAGTTATTGCTGctaatttttttaatctaaTTGTTTAACTTGTTTCTGTAATTCTTTTGCGTTGCTTTGCTTATATTAGATTAATGTATTGCAGGTTCCATGTGCTACATGTCTGGTTCTATCCAAATGGAAAATGTCTATGTGCCTGAAAATGAAGCATTTGTATGGCAGTGGCTTTTTGGAAAGACTGTTACAAGCATCGTTCTTTACAATACAGGTTTGGCAGATGGATTCGTGGGAATAGCTGCACCAACTCTATCTAGAATTCTCCCGGTCTGTTttataatcaagaaaattattgcTGGGGAATGGCGTTGTTTGATAGAATTTGCACGATACTTGGTTATGTTTTCTTTTTCTGATATGCGTTTGCTATGCAGATTGATTTGGCATTATTTGGAGGTGAAATGTTGTGTCAGGTATGGATTACGGACACACAATTTAATTCGATATGGATTTGAATATCTCTTGCCTCTGCTCCTTCCTTTTTCTACGACAACTTCTGCTTATTGAATAATAGTGTGACTTGACTTGCTATATTTGCAGCCAGATGCCTTTCTTTGCTCGATTAATGATGTCAAAGTAAATAATACAGTTGATCCGAGGGCACGCAATGCTGTTACTAGTGCTGAGGTGAGGTGGCTTGTTTTCTTGCTTTTTAATCTCATTGTTTGTCATTCATATTAAAAATATGATTCTCAACTGACAGGGGTTTTTAAGGCAAAAATTATATGGACGTGGACTTGCATTCGTAACCGGCGGTGGTTCTGGTATGCGGCGTATGCCTCTCTAAATTGCAATTGTTTCAAATAGAATAAGGTTTTTCAAAGAATTGTAGCCTTTCCACTCCTTATGATGAAGATGTTTGAATCTAGTCGATGTTAAATTTATACGCTTTGATCTTTTTGGTCCTCTCGATTCTCAATTTGCGGAATGATTATTAAGTAATTCACACATTATCTGAAGTGACAGCAACAAATAGTTGACACCTGACATCCTGCCCTGAACTAATTGTGTATGAGAGAGGGAGAGAGAGGGAGCAAGAATGCAAGATGAGAATTAAATTCATTGCTGATGTTGTCTTTTAGCTAATCAATCATCTCAGCTGGATAGCTAGATTCAAGCGGTTGAGAGGAAATTTTTTTACAAATGTGACTTAATCATGGCTAAAGCTTTTGGCTGACATACTTGTATGTTAAGAACAGTGAAGTGTTTCGGTTTGTTGTTGTAACCTTACGCTGGTCTCATTCTCGAGAAAACCTTATACATTGTGCAGTAACTCAATGACATGTAAGTTTGCACTAAATTGATAATTTGATTACTCTTTAGAGTTGGtcgttaataataaaataaaatcaggAGAAGTCTAGATGATTGCAATATCTGATTTCTTAAGTTTGTactgacatgatttgattttcaatttattttatgaaacgaTGCCTTCATAGTTCATATCTCAGATTACTGATTTAGATGGTAGTGAATCAAACCAGAAGTCATGCAATTATGAATATTATGATTTTTACATTAAGTATTTTGGTTCTCATTAATGACTTTGGTATAGGCTAACTCCATTTCAATGCACAAGAATGAAGATTGATTATATTTGAGAGGCTTTACATTTTTTGGTCATTATGTTCAACTCGATATTGCAAAATGGAAGAGGCAATTTGTATTTAATGGCTTACATTCTGTCCTATGGCTTTTGTCTGATAGTAGTCCTTTGCCTGCTGGTTTTTTTAGTCGTGCAGAAGAATCTTCAGGTGGGAGAAGTGCTTGCAGTTGATGTGTCAAGCATTGTTGCAGTTTCAGGATCAGTCAATGTACAAATAAAGTATAATGGTCCCATGAGAAGGGTGATTTTTGGGGTGAGTGGTATTTGCATCATTTTCATCCAAAACATATCTGTACCCTGAAATTTTTTAGATGATATTAATTAGTTTATTTCTATTGTTATTTCTGGGGATCTTATAACAATTGCTTCCTGATTCTAGTTTATGTTAAATATACTGAAATCCTGTGTGAAAAAGTTCCTGATCTTATTGCTTTCATGTTGGAAATGATACTATACCTACTGGTTTGAGGGATTTTCCACATAATTAGTGTAAAATAAAGTCTGTGTgattagtgtgtgtgtgtgtttttttttttttcagatctGCCAGACTGATGTATTTGCTAAGGTTTCTTTCAGGAATTTTACTGGTTAAGGTTCTGCTTGTTTCAATTGAAGTGGAGAAACATTGCTTTGCCTCCTGAAATAGTCACCACTCCAAAAATATTCTTtaattctcttttgtttttgaaatataTGCGAACCCATGGATGAAACGAGAACAAGATTTGGTTGTAAAGAAGTTGTGGTGAATACAGAAGGCAGAGATAGGCATTACTAGGattgtttttattttgaaaaccttactagaaaatattgttttttcacAATTTTGGATTTGATACATCCAGGTTCAGTCTCTTTGTCGTACTCAATAGTTTATAGAGTTTGGCGTGAGGTTGCAGCAGGACTCAGAAGTATGTGGATAGATATGAAGTTTATTGTTCTATGAAATTAAACTTGAGAGATCTGAGAGATGAACTCCAACCAAGACAATAGGTTACAACTTACATATGTCTTGCAAATTAACGCACTGTGGCAGTGAAGATACCATGCAGCTTTAATAACTTGAATTTAGTGCTTTGTCTCACTGGAAATCAATATAACTTAGTGTGTGGTTATGCATCAACTACAAAACCTCCTGTTTAAAACCTCTCTTAAAATGTAATTAGGGCATCATTTGAATGTTACATCATCATAATCCAACCCCACACAGAAACTAAGCGGATTAAGTTAGATGTAATGTGAATGCCTTCTTGGTTGAGTTTGTGATAGCTATGCATGTACATACGCCACTAAGAGTTGCTCTGCGTGATATGAATTTTCTGCAGTGTAATTCCTAGCAAATGTTTCTGAAGTTATGCAGAACTTGGTAGTTCGAGAATGATTCTGAAACATTAGTTTTCTTTCTCctgattttcaaatttttcttgtTGCCTATACTGTATTGTTTGATGGACAAGGCTAGGTTTTTCATTcatatttatttagttttacaAGTCATATGATATTTCAATTGATGCCTTTATCAAGTCCTAACATTAGTTGAAAGCAATTTTCTTCGGACACAATCCGATTGCCCGCCTATTTTCCAGACTTCTGTACCAATTGATTATCCATTCCCTGTTTCATGATCATGAATGTAGCAGAATGGTTTTTGTCCTGAAtgaattaaaaatgatttattttggATGTATACATGCATGGCTTAACTAGTCACAATTCTGTCTGTTCAGGGTGATAATCTAGTAACAGCTGTTCTAACTGGTCCCGGCATTGTGTTCATCCAAAGCATGCCCTTCCATCGGCTCTCTCAGCGCGTTGCTAGGTAATCTTGATATCTGCTCAATTCTTGCACCTTCTCACATTTCAACCTTCCGTACAGTTATTGAGTTGCTTGGTTTCTGTTTCACAGGGCTGTTACATCTCCGAATATGAGGGACAATCCAAAGTTTCTCTTGCAGATAGCTATCTTTTTCTTTGTTGCTTATGTTGTCATCGTGTCATCGCTAATCTTGACAGACATATGAAATGGCTGCCCTCTTATTTCGATTCCTTTGACTTTTTTTCCTTTAGTTGAAATCTAATTTGTATTGTTGGAATTAGATTAACGTTTTAGAAATAGACAAACACGGTTATAATTGGAAATTGTGTTGTATATATTATGATTTATGGCAAGAATGTGTGGTTGctgttttattgtctttttctttttgtttaatcttaattattttaacttCAAGGTCGAATTTGAGCTTAATTTGTTTGGTCTCAACCTAAGTATCAGATAATTTATTGTTCAAGTTATTTATTATTCTTAGAAAATATAGAGAAATAtcgtaaaaaaaattattggttTGGTTGTATTAGCTATTTAGCAAGATGGTGATTAGCTTGAATTTTGTTTGGATAACATCCGAATAAGTCACGTCTTACTTTAGTTTTGGGAGAAAAAATCATACATTATCTTAGatatcgattttatgacaaactaatttaatattgtatttttatttttaataatatatgtaAATCAACTTTATAGACATGCAAATATAAATGGCCAAATATATGCTAATATAAaatccaaaataaataaaaactaatCCGGTTAAATTATTCAACCAAAAAAATTGGATTTTTTATCAATGAAAAGATTAAATGCGATTAAGATTTAATAATATTGactgaaaatttaaatgtagaaacaaaaataatgataatCTTTTCACTTTATAACtataatttattttgaaattatacATTACATGTAACGAAAGTGCCGAGGAAAAAAAAGGGATGTGGCG
The Primulina eburnea isolate SZY01 chromosome 5, ASM2296580v1, whole genome shotgun sequence genome window above contains:
- the LOC140832188 gene encoding uncharacterized protein, whose translation is MAAPFFSTPFQPFVYQSPQDAATPFQILGGEAQIVQIMLKPQEKVIAKPGSMCYMSGSIQMENVYVPENEAFVWQWLFGKTVTSIVLYNTGLADGFVGIAAPTLSRILPIDLALFGGEMLCQPDAFLCSINDVKVNNTVDPRARNAVTSAEGFLRQKLYGRGLAFVTGGGSVVQKNLQVGEVLAVDVSSIVAVSGSVNVQIKYNGPMRRVIFGGDNLVTAVLTGPGIVFIQSMPFHRLSQRVARAVTSPNMRDNPKFLLQIAIFFFVAYVVIVSSLILTDI